From a region of the Nonlabens sp. Hel1_33_55 genome:
- the eno gene encoding phosphopyruvate hydratase: MSTIIDVHARQIFDSRGNPTVEVDVITANGVLGRAAVPSGASTGEHEAVELRDGGSDFMGKGVSKAVNNVNKTIADELRGVSVFEQNFIDQTMIDLDGTANKANLGANAILGVSLAVAKAAANELNQPLYKYIGGMSASTLPVPMMNIINGGSHSDAPIAFQEFMVMPVEAESFSEALKMGTEIFHHLKKVLHDRGLSTAVGDEGGFAPTLDGTEDALDTILLAIKNAGYTPGKQIMIALDCAAAEFFVDGKYDYTKFEGDKGVIRTSKEQAIYLADLASKYPIISIEDGMDENDWDGWKMLTEIAGDKVQLVGDDLFVTNVERLSRGINENIANSILIKVNQIGTLTETIAAVNMAHKAGYTSVMSHRSGETEDNTIADLAVALSTGQIKTGSASRSDRMAKYNQLLRIEEELNSSAYFPGRKAFRIS; encoded by the coding sequence ATGAGTACGATAATAGATGTTCACGCAAGACAAATTTTTGATTCCCGTGGGAATCCAACCGTAGAGGTAGATGTAATTACAGCAAACGGTGTTTTGGGTAGAGCAGCAGTTCCATCTGGAGCTTCTACAGGTGAACATGAGGCAGTAGAGCTGCGTGATGGTGGTAGTGACTTTATGGGTAAAGGTGTTTCTAAAGCCGTAAACAATGTCAATAAAACTATTGCTGATGAATTGCGCGGTGTTTCAGTTTTTGAGCAAAATTTCATTGACCAGACCATGATTGATCTAGATGGTACTGCTAACAAGGCTAATTTAGGTGCCAATGCAATTCTAGGAGTTTCGTTAGCTGTCGCAAAAGCTGCAGCAAATGAATTGAACCAGCCTCTATACAAATATATAGGTGGTATGAGTGCATCGACGCTTCCAGTACCAATGATGAATATTATTAATGGTGGATCACACAGTGATGCGCCCATCGCGTTTCAGGAATTTATGGTAATGCCAGTCGAGGCAGAATCTTTTAGCGAGGCGCTTAAAATGGGAACGGAAATTTTCCATCACTTGAAAAAAGTGCTACACGATAGAGGATTGAGTACCGCTGTAGGTGATGAAGGTGGATTTGCTCCAACATTAGATGGTACTGAGGATGCTCTAGATACGATTTTACTTGCTATCAAAAATGCAGGATACACACCAGGAAAACAGATCATGATTGCCTTGGATTGTGCTGCTGCAGAATTCTTTGTGGATGGTAAATATGACTACACAAAGTTTGAAGGTGATAAAGGAGTGATAAGAACCAGTAAAGAACAAGCGATATACCTTGCAGATCTTGCTTCAAAATATCCAATTATCTCGATAGAGGATGGAATGGATGAGAACGATTGGGATGGCTGGAAAATGTTGACAGAAATTGCTGGTGATAAAGTTCAGCTTGTTGGTGATGATCTATTTGTTACTAATGTTGAGCGTCTTTCTCGTGGGATCAATGAAAACATTGCTAATTCAATCCTTATCAAGGTAAACCAGATAGGTACATTGACTGAAACTATCGCTGCTGTAAATATGGCTCACAAGGCTGGTTACACATCTGTAATGTCACACCGAAGTGGTGAGACTGAGGATAATACTATTGCAGACCTTGCAGTTGCTTTGAGTACGGGACAAATAAAAACTGGATCTGCTTCTAGATCTGACCGTATGGCAAAATACAATCAGTTGTTACGTATTGAGGAAGAGTTGAATTCTTCAGCATATTTCCCAGGAAGAAAGGCTTTTAGGATATCCTAA
- the rpsM gene encoding 30S ribosomal protein S13 — translation MARIAGVDIPKNKRGEIALTYIYGVGKSRAQEVLLSTGVGVDKKVSEWDDDEIGKIRNAIGEFTIEGELRSETSTNIKRLMDIGCYRGIRHRSGLPLRGQRTKNNSRTRKGKRKTVANKKKATK, via the coding sequence ATGGCTAGAATTGCAGGGGTAGATATACCTAAAAATAAAAGAGGAGAGATAGCACTTACTTACATCTATGGTGTAGGTAAAAGTAGAGCTCAAGAGGTACTTTTGTCGACCGGTGTAGGTGTTGATAAAAAAGTAAGCGAATGGGATGATGATGAGATCGGTAAGATCCGTAATGCTATTGGTGAGTTTACTATTGAAGGTGAATTACGTTCAGAAACATCAACTAACATCAAGCGATTGATGGATATAGGATGTTACAGAGGTATTCGTCATAGATCTGGACTTCCACTAAGAGGTCAGCGCACTAAAAATAACTCTCGTACTCGTAAAGGAAAACGTAAGACTGTTGCTAACAAGAAGAAAGCAACTAAATAA
- the rpsK gene encoding 30S ribosomal protein S11: MAKSKTVAKKRKVIVESVGEAHISSSFNNILVSLTNKKGEVISWSSAGKMGFRGSKKNTPYAAQLAAEDASKVAHEAGLRKVKAYVKGPGNGRESAIRTIHNAGIEVTEIIDVTPLPHNGCRPPKRRRV, encoded by the coding sequence ATGGCAAAGTCTAAAACAGTAGCAAAAAAGCGTAAAGTAATTGTTGAGAGCGTCGGTGAAGCTCATATTTCATCTTCTTTCAACAATATACTTGTATCGCTTACAAATAAAAAAGGAGAAGTCATTTCATGGTCTTCTGCTGGTAAGATGGGCTTTAGAGGTTCAAAAAAGAACACTCCTTATGCAGCCCAACTTGCAGCAGAGGATGCTTCTAAAGTAGCTCACGAGGCTGGTCTTAGAAAAGTTAAGGCTTATGTAAAAGGTCCAGGTAATGGACGTGAGAGTGCTATACGAACTATCCACAATGCGGGAATTGAAGTAACAGAGATAATCGATGTTACACCATTGCCACACAATGGATGTCGTCCTCCAAAGAGAAGAAGAGTATAA
- the carA gene encoding glutamine-hydrolyzing carbamoyl-phosphate synthase small subunit codes for MAYLEKKDAIILLNDGTVFHGKMVGPESTATGEICFNTGTTGYQEIFTDPSYYGQIMVTTNAHIGNYGATDLDLESNSVKIACLVCKNFSDDFSRPLATSSLAEFLQKQNLTIISDVDTRALVAHIREHGSQNAIVSSRVDDRDALKKELSETPSMKGLELASMVSTKESYYFGKEDATYRIAALDLGIKTNILRNLASRDCYIKVFPYDSSYEELAAFEPDGYFISNGPGDPEPLKDAITLARKVLDQNQPFFGICLGHQIIALANGIKTYKMHNGHRGINHPIKNLQSGKGEITSQNHGFAIDKSDAESNPDIEITHTHLNDQTVAGIRIKNKPCFSVQYHPEAGPGPNDATYLFDQFIELIQSTKKQAI; via the coding sequence ATGGCATACTTAGAGAAAAAAGACGCAATCATTCTGTTGAATGACGGTACCGTTTTCCATGGCAAAATGGTTGGTCCAGAAAGTACAGCAACAGGCGAGATCTGTTTCAATACAGGCACCACAGGCTACCAAGAGATTTTTACAGATCCATCCTACTACGGTCAGATCATGGTAACTACAAACGCCCACATAGGAAATTATGGAGCTACAGATTTAGACTTAGAATCAAATTCAGTTAAGATAGCTTGCTTAGTTTGTAAAAACTTCTCTGACGATTTCTCGCGACCACTAGCAACTTCATCTTTAGCTGAATTTCTGCAGAAACAAAATCTCACCATCATTTCTGATGTTGATACTAGAGCATTAGTCGCACACATTAGGGAACATGGCTCACAAAATGCAATTGTTTCTTCAAGGGTCGACGATCGTGATGCTCTCAAAAAAGAACTTTCCGAAACTCCTTCCATGAAAGGTTTAGAGTTAGCTTCCATGGTTTCTACTAAGGAATCTTATTACTTCGGTAAAGAAGATGCTACCTATCGTATTGCTGCCTTGGATTTGGGAATAAAAACTAATATCTTAAGAAACCTAGCTAGTCGTGATTGTTACATCAAAGTGTTTCCTTATGATAGTTCTTACGAAGAATTAGCAGCGTTTGAACCGGATGGTTATTTTATTTCCAATGGGCCTGGTGATCCAGAGCCATTAAAAGATGCTATAACGCTTGCGCGAAAAGTATTAGATCAAAATCAACCGTTTTTCGGCATATGTCTAGGTCATCAAATTATAGCATTAGCAAATGGTATTAAAACCTATAAGATGCATAATGGTCATCGTGGTATAAATCATCCTATAAAAAACCTTCAGTCTGGTAAAGGTGAAATCACCTCCCAAAACCATGGTTTTGCGATCGACAAATCAGACGCAGAATCAAATCCTGATATAGAAATCACACACACACATTTAAATGATCAAACCGTAGCCGGAATCAGAATTAAGAATAAACCTTGCTTTTCAGTTCAATATCACCCAGAAGCAGGTCCAGGACCTAATGATGCCACTTACCTTTTTGATCAGTTTATAGAATTAATTCAATCAACTAAAAAACAAGCAATATGA
- the rplQ gene encoding 50S ribosomal protein L17 has translation MRHGKKVNHLSRKTAHRKAMLSNMACSLIEHKRINTTVAKAKALKQFVEPLITKSKSDTTHNRRLTFSQLRSKEAVTELFRDVASKVGDRPGGYTRIIKLGNRLGDNADMALIELVDYNEVYKAGGDAKKTTRRSRRGGKAKAEAPKKETTEAKNEEE, from the coding sequence ATGAGACACGGAAAAAAAGTAAATCATTTAAGTAGAAAGACGGCACACCGTAAGGCAATGCTTTCAAATATGGCTTGTTCCCTTATCGAACACAAGCGTATTAATACAACGGTTGCAAAGGCAAAAGCGCTTAAGCAATTTGTGGAGCCACTTATTACAAAGTCAAAATCTGATACAACTCACAACCGCCGCTTGACTTTCTCGCAATTGCGTAGTAAAGAGGCAGTAACTGAATTGTTTAGAGATGTAGCTTCAAAAGTAGGTGATCGTCCAGGTGGATATACTAGAATCATCAAGTTAGGTAACCGTCTAGGAGACAATGCAGATATGGCGTTGATCGAGTTGGTCGATTATAATGAAGTATATAAGGCTGGTGGTGACGCTAAGAAAACTACAAGACGTAGTCGTCGTGGTGGAAAAGCAAAAGCTGAAGCGCCTAAAAAGGAAACTACTGAAGCAAAAAATGAAGAAGAGTAA
- the rpsD gene encoding 30S ribosomal protein S4: MARYRGPKAKIARRFREPIFGPSKALEKKNYPPGMHGNARRRGKESEYAVQLKEKQKAKYTYGILEKQFRLMFEKAVRSSGITGEVLLQLAESRLDNVVYRMGMARTRRGARQLVSHRHITVNGQLVNIPSYQLQAGDVVAVREKSKSLTAIDDALSSNEHVYDFITFNKSSMSGTYVSVPERIQIPENIKEQLIVELYSK; the protein is encoded by the coding sequence ATGGCAAGATATAGAGGTCCTAAGGCAAAAATTGCTCGTAGATTCAGAGAACCAATTTTTGGCCCTAGTAAAGCACTGGAGAAGAAAAATTATCCTCCAGGAATGCATGGTAACGCAAGAAGACGTGGAAAAGAGTCTGAATATGCGGTACAACTTAAGGAAAAGCAAAAAGCTAAGTACACTTATGGAATTCTAGAAAAGCAATTCCGATTGATGTTCGAAAAAGCTGTGCGTAGTTCTGGAATTACAGGTGAAGTCCTACTTCAACTTGCAGAATCCAGACTTGATAATGTAGTTTACAGAATGGGAATGGCTCGTACCAGAAGAGGTGCAAGACAACTCGTTTCTCACAGACACATTACCGTTAACGGTCAGTTGGTAAATATTCCATCCTACCAATTACAAGCTGGCGATGTAGTCGCCGTTCGTGAAAAATCAAAATCTCTTACAGCCATTGATGATGCATTATCATCCAATGAGCACGTGTATGATTTCATTACATTCAACAAGTCCAGTATGTCTGGTACTTATGTTTCTGTTCCAGAAAGAATTCAGATTCCTGAAAACATTAAGGAACAACTGATTGTTGAATTGTATTCTAAATAA
- a CDS encoding HupE/UreJ family protein, with translation MLNDRTRLILVIVLTMPLLALAHGVSSADQVTLNNGGLISYIYVGAKHMLTGYDHLLFLAGVVFYLKGFKDIVKFITVFTIGHSITLIGATYLGIKADEHLIDAVIALSVLYKGFENLKGFERLNMKSPNLLIMVFLFGLIHGFGLSTRLQSFETGKEDFLAKIVSFNIGVELGQVIALIPIVFLITLWQKKKSYGSFYKAANAYLIIAGIGLFVYQAYGYLNS, from the coding sequence ATGCTTAACGATCGGACTCGGTTAATTTTAGTGATTGTGTTGACAATGCCACTTTTGGCATTAGCTCACGGCGTGAGTTCTGCAGACCAGGTAACCTTGAATAATGGCGGTTTGATATCTTACATTTATGTAGGTGCAAAACACATGTTGACTGGCTATGATCATCTATTATTTTTAGCTGGTGTTGTCTTTTACCTCAAAGGATTTAAGGACATAGTCAAATTCATTACCGTATTTACGATAGGTCACAGTATTACACTCATCGGCGCTACCTATCTAGGCATAAAAGCAGATGAGCATTTGATAGATGCCGTAATTGCTCTGAGCGTTTTATACAAAGGCTTTGAAAACCTAAAAGGTTTTGAAAGGCTCAACATGAAGTCACCCAATCTTCTGATCATGGTATTTCTGTTTGGATTGATTCATGGCTTTGGATTATCTACGCGTTTGCAATCCTTTGAAACTGGTAAGGAAGATTTTCTTGCCAAAATCGTTAGCTTCAACATAGGTGTGGAACTAGGTCAGGTAATTGCTTTGATTCCCATCGTTTTTTTGATCACTCTTTGGCAAAAGAAAAAAAGTTATGGATCCTTTTATAAAGCGGCTAACGCCTATCTCATCATCGCCGGAATTGGACTGTTTGTGTACCAGGCGTATGGTTATCTAAACTCCTAA
- a CDS encoding DNA-directed RNA polymerase subunit alpha: MAILNFQKPDKVIMIDSTDFEGKFEFRPLEPGYGLTVGNALRRVLLSSLEGFAITSIRIEGVDHEFSTIEGVVEDVTEIILNFKQVRFRRQIDEVDSEVVNVSFSGKDQFTAGDMQKYISGFQVLNPEMVICNTESSINLNLELTIEKGRGYVPAEENKNTGAALGTIAIDSIFTPIKNVKYSIENYRVEQKTDYEKLVFEIITDGSIHPKHALTEAAKTLIHHFMLFSDERITLEADEIAQTETYDEESLHMRQLLKTKLVDMELSVRALNCLKAAEVETLGDLVSYNKNDLMKFRNFGKKSLTELEELVNVKGLNFGMDLSKYKLDRD, translated from the coding sequence ATGGCAATATTAAATTTCCAAAAGCCGGATAAAGTAATCATGATCGATTCAACCGATTTTGAAGGTAAGTTTGAGTTCAGACCTTTAGAACCAGGATATGGATTGACCGTTGGAAATGCTCTTAGAAGAGTATTACTTTCTTCATTGGAAGGATTCGCAATAACATCTATCAGAATTGAAGGTGTTGATCACGAGTTCTCAACAATCGAAGGAGTGGTTGAAGATGTTACAGAAATCATCCTAAACTTCAAACAAGTTAGATTCAGACGTCAGATTGACGAGGTAGATAGTGAAGTTGTTAATGTTTCTTTCTCTGGAAAGGATCAATTTACAGCTGGAGATATGCAAAAATATATTTCAGGCTTCCAAGTCTTGAATCCAGAAATGGTAATTTGTAACACAGAATCTTCTATTAACCTGAATCTTGAGTTGACAATAGAAAAAGGTAGGGGTTACGTTCCTGCAGAGGAGAATAAAAATACCGGAGCAGCATTAGGTACTATTGCTATCGATAGTATTTTTACTCCAATCAAGAATGTGAAATACAGTATTGAAAACTACCGTGTTGAACAAAAGACTGACTACGAAAAGTTAGTTTTTGAAATTATCACTGATGGTAGTATTCATCCTAAGCACGCTTTAACTGAAGCTGCCAAGACGTTGATTCACCATTTTATGCTGTTCTCTGATGAGAGAATCACTCTTGAAGCAGATGAGATAGCTCAAACCGAGACTTATGATGAAGAAAGTCTTCACATGCGTCAGTTGCTTAAAACAAAATTAGTTGACATGGAACTTTCTGTTCGTGCACTAAATTGTTTGAAAGCTGCAGAGGTTGAAACTCTTGGTGATCTTGTTTCTTATAACAAGAACGATTTGATGAAGTTCAGAAACTTTGGTAAAAAGTCTTTGACTGAATTGGAAGAGTTGGTAAATGTGAAAGGTTTAAACTTCGGTATGGATCTCTCAAAATATAAATTAGACCGTGACTAG
- the ctlX gene encoding citrulline utilization hydrolase CtlX, with product MKQITDTILMVRPVQFRMNEETAVNNYYQDQQFHKEIKDADANKRAQGEFDAFAKALQDNNINVIIVNDDEKHDTPDSVFPNNWLSTHENGTAVLYPMFAPNRRLERRPEVLDALEKHGFMIENVMDYTSAEDQEVFLEGTGSLLLDRANETAYCSISPRADEDLFIEFCEDFEYTPVVFTAYQSVGDARLPIYHTNVMMALGEEYAVICLDAIDSKAEVKNVLKHLKRTNKEVINITEAQVESFAGNMIQVKNKDGKKFLVMSNQAYESLTDAQIKKLERFNEIIHPDIQTIEKLGGGSVRCMMAEIFLPKAI from the coding sequence ATGAAACAAATTACCGATACCATTCTAATGGTGCGTCCCGTGCAGTTCCGTATGAATGAGGAGACTGCAGTGAATAATTATTATCAGGATCAACAGTTCCATAAGGAGATCAAAGATGCTGATGCAAATAAGAGAGCGCAGGGCGAGTTTGACGCTTTCGCGAAAGCGTTACAAGACAACAACATCAACGTCATCATAGTCAATGATGACGAGAAACACGATACGCCAGATTCGGTTTTTCCAAATAACTGGCTGTCCACACACGAGAACGGTACCGCAGTTTTATACCCAATGTTTGCACCCAATCGCAGACTGGAACGTAGACCTGAAGTGCTGGATGCATTGGAAAAGCACGGTTTTATGATCGAGAATGTGATGGATTATACCAGCGCAGAAGATCAAGAAGTATTTTTAGAAGGAACCGGCAGCCTACTGCTGGACCGCGCTAATGAAACCGCCTATTGCAGCATCTCGCCACGAGCCGATGAGGATTTATTCATTGAGTTCTGCGAGGATTTTGAATATACACCGGTGGTTTTTACTGCTTACCAAAGCGTAGGAGATGCCCGTCTACCTATCTATCACACTAACGTGATGATGGCACTAGGTGAAGAATATGCCGTCATTTGCCTTGACGCAATAGACAGCAAGGCTGAGGTCAAAAATGTTCTGAAACATCTCAAGCGCACGAATAAAGAAGTCATTAACATCACCGAAGCTCAAGTGGAAAGCTTCGCTGGCAACATGATTCAGGTGAAAAATAAGGACGGTAAAAAGTTCTTGGTCATGAGCAATCAGGCCTACGAATCCCTAACCGATGCGCAGATCAAAAAGCTGGAGCGATTCAACGAGATCATTCATCCAGATATTCAAACTATCGAGAAACTAGGTGGCGGCAGTGTACGTTGCATGATGGCAGAAATCTTTTTGCCTAAAGCAATCTAA
- a CDS encoding DUF4198 domain-containing protein has product MKKSILFVALILLLCSHDMYLKLDSYFLQPNTEAQIQLFNGTFEKSENVIDRDRMLDASIVSNGNRKAINDDQWTEMDTTTTLLNFKTGESGTYVVGVSTKARNIEMDAEAFNSYLEHDGVKDMIEMRRQNNLNDQDAVEKYSKHVKAIFQVGDSLSNDWSQPLGYPIEFIPLQNPYEVHSGESLQVKLLRNGQPLANQLVYADYKPSMNGHTHDNDEAMHTHDGGEPHSHGNDDHDHDGKATTNDHEHTHKHGETEHTHSHSQDDANHNHEHANGEMENHEHEHTHGDGEQHSHDHEHGAGDSQENHEHDHEEIASGDQQASDEAHTHTTGQELRTNENGEVTVELEADGIWYLRTINLVTTEEEGLTHESNWATLTFEISHDHDEDQNHGHDHEESEFPVWIFIVASVVVVGGLFFFFNRKKGNA; this is encoded by the coding sequence ATGAAAAAGAGCATCCTATTTGTAGCACTTATTTTGCTTCTATGCAGCCACGATATGTATCTCAAATTAGATTCCTATTTCCTGCAACCTAATACCGAGGCACAGATCCAATTATTCAACGGGACCTTTGAAAAAAGCGAAAATGTAATTGACCGTGATCGCATGCTGGACGCGAGCATCGTCTCGAACGGAAATAGAAAAGCCATAAATGATGATCAATGGACAGAAATGGATACTACTACCACGCTTTTAAATTTCAAAACAGGTGAATCAGGTACTTACGTAGTTGGAGTATCTACTAAAGCTAGAAATATTGAAATGGATGCCGAGGCGTTTAATAGCTATCTAGAACATGACGGTGTGAAGGATATGATTGAAATGCGCCGTCAGAATAATCTAAACGATCAAGATGCCGTTGAAAAATATTCCAAGCATGTCAAAGCCATTTTTCAAGTAGGTGATTCTTTAAGTAACGATTGGAGTCAGCCCTTAGGCTATCCCATCGAGTTTATACCGCTGCAGAATCCATACGAAGTACATAGTGGTGAAAGCTTGCAAGTAAAGTTATTGCGTAATGGTCAGCCTCTCGCAAATCAATTAGTATACGCAGATTATAAGCCATCCATGAATGGGCATACTCATGATAACGATGAAGCAATGCACACGCACGATGGTGGAGAACCTCATTCCCATGGAAACGACGATCATGATCATGATGGGAAAGCAACAACTAATGATCATGAACATACACATAAACACGGTGAGACAGAGCATACTCATAGTCATTCACAAGACGATGCTAACCATAATCATGAACACGCTAACGGTGAAATGGAAAACCATGAGCATGAGCACACACACGGCGATGGCGAGCAGCACAGCCATGATCACGAACACGGTGCTGGAGATTCTCAAGAGAATCACGAGCACGATCATGAAGAAATAGCTTCAGGCGATCAACAAGCTTCTGACGAAGCACATACTCATACCACAGGTCAAGAATTGCGTACTAATGAAAACGGAGAAGTTACCGTTGAACTAGAAGCAGATGGTATTTGGTATTTGCGCACCATTAATTTGGTGACTACCGAAGAAGAAGGTCTTACCCATGAATCCAACTGGGCGACGTTGACCTTTGAAATATCACACGATCATGATGAAGATCAAAACCACGGTCACGATCATGAGGAATCTGAATTTCCAGTATGGATATTTATTGTAGCAAGTGTCGTCGTTGTTGGTGGCTTGTTCTTCTTTTTCAATAGAAAAAAAGGGAATGCTTAA
- a CDS encoding dimethylarginine dimethylaminohydrolase family protein: MNRLNLHVEDETSRLRAVVLGTARSNGPAPNLKEAYDPKSRQHIMEGTYPKVEDMVVEIDAVARVFEKYEVEVFRPTTLEDCNQIFTRDIGFVIDNKFVKANILPDREEELLAIQHVIDLVHPENVIRPPQEVHIEGGDVMLHRDYIFVGTYRGADYADYIIARTNVEAVEWLRETFPNKKVVSFNLRKDNLDPYNNALHLDCCFQPVGNGKCIIYKGGFLQEEEYQFLVDLFGADNCFEITQEEMYHMNSNVFSIAPDVVISERNFTRLNTWLRSHGITVEEVPYAEIAKQEGLLRCSTLPLIRD; encoded by the coding sequence ATGAATCGATTGAATTTACATGTAGAAGATGAGACCTCGAGATTGCGTGCCGTTGTGCTAGGAACAGCCAGAAGTAACGGACCGGCACCAAATCTAAAAGAAGCCTACGACCCTAAATCCAGACAACACATTATGGAAGGCACCTATCCTAAAGTAGAGGATATGGTGGTAGAGATTGATGCCGTAGCGAGAGTTTTTGAAAAGTATGAAGTTGAGGTATTTCGCCCAACAACCCTAGAGGATTGCAATCAGATATTCACGCGTGATATAGGTTTTGTCATTGACAATAAATTTGTAAAAGCTAATATTTTACCAGATCGAGAAGAGGAACTTCTCGCTATACAACACGTTATCGATTTAGTCCATCCTGAAAATGTCATTAGACCACCGCAGGAAGTTCATATAGAAGGTGGCGATGTCATGTTGCATCGAGATTATATTTTTGTAGGGACTTATCGTGGTGCTGACTATGCAGATTACATCATTGCCCGCACTAACGTTGAGGCTGTTGAATGGTTGCGAGAAACCTTTCCTAATAAAAAGGTCGTTTCGTTCAACTTACGCAAAGACAACTTGGACCCATACAATAATGCGCTGCATCTAGATTGCTGCTTTCAACCCGTTGGTAATGGAAAGTGTATCATTTATAAAGGCGGTTTTCTACAGGAAGAAGAGTATCAATTTTTAGTTGATTTATTTGGTGCTGACAATTGTTTTGAGATTACTCAAGAAGAAATGTATCACATGAATTCCAATGTTTTCTCCATCGCTCCAGACGTCGTCATTTCAGAACGTAACTTTACTAGACTCAATACCTGGTTGCGCAGCCATGGCATTACTGTTGAAGAAGTCCCTTATGCAGAAATTGCCAAGCAAGAAGGTCTACTGCGTTGTTCCACATTGCCCCTAATCAGAGATTAA
- a CDS encoding citrate synthase, translating into MADKAILDIDGEKYEFPIITGTENERAIDIKSLRGSTNGVVTIDPGYKNTGSCTSAITFLDGEEGILRYRGYSIEELAEKASFLEVSYLLIFGELPTASQLDKFHRDIKANSHVDEDLKKILDGFPKSAHPMGVLSSLTSALIAFNPSSVNVDSEEEMYKAIVKILGKFPVLVAWTLRKRTGQPLDYGDESLGYVENILKMMFKKANSEYKLNPTVVNALDKLLILHADHEQNCSTSTVRIVGSSHAGLFASLSAGINALWGPLHGGANQAVLEMLEAIKEDGGDTKKYMGKAKDKEDPFRLMGFGHRVYKNFDPRAKIIKKAADEVLSDLGVEDPILDIAKGLEKEALEDSYFVDRKLYPNVDFYSGIIYRAMNIPTEMFTVMFALGRLPGWIAQWKEMRENKEPIGRPRQIYTGETHRAFKEVSER; encoded by the coding sequence ATGGCAGATAAAGCAATACTGGATATAGATGGAGAAAAATATGAATTTCCCATCATCACAGGAACAGAGAATGAAAGAGCAATTGATATCAAAAGCTTACGTGGATCCACTAATGGTGTTGTAACTATTGATCCAGGTTATAAAAATACTGGTAGTTGTACGAGTGCTATTACCTTTTTAGATGGTGAGGAAGGAATTTTAAGATATAGAGGATATTCAATTGAGGAATTGGCAGAGAAGGCAAGTTTTCTCGAGGTGTCTTACTTGCTCATCTTTGGTGAATTGCCAACTGCGAGTCAATTAGATAAATTTCACCGAGATATAAAGGCTAATTCTCATGTAGATGAGGATTTAAAAAAGATCTTAGACGGATTCCCTAAATCTGCACATCCCATGGGTGTACTGTCATCTTTAACAAGTGCTCTGATTGCTTTCAATCCTTCATCAGTCAATGTTGATAGTGAAGAGGAGATGTATAAAGCGATCGTAAAGATTCTTGGGAAATTCCCAGTTTTGGTTGCTTGGACATTAAGAAAAAGAACAGGTCAGCCCTTAGATTATGGAGATGAGAGTTTAGGTTATGTAGAAAACATTTTGAAGATGATGTTTAAAAAAGCTAACTCTGAATATAAGCTGAACCCAACTGTAGTAAATGCTCTAGATAAGTTATTGATTCTTCATGCAGACCACGAACAGAATTGTTCTACTAGTACAGTTCGTATCGTTGGTTCTTCTCATGCCGGTTTGTTTGCTAGTTTAAGTGCAGGTATTAATGCACTATGGGGACCACTTCATGGTGGTGCCAACCAAGCGGTTCTTGAAATGCTGGAAGCAATTAAAGAAGATGGCGGTGATACTAAGAAGTACATGGGTAAAGCAAAGGATAAGGAAGATCCTTTCCGTTTGATGGGCTTTGGACATAGAGTTTACAAAAACTTTGATCCACGAGCTAAGATCATCAAAAAAGCTGCAGACGAAGTACTTTCGGATTTAGGTGTAGAGGATCCTATTCTTGACATAGCTAAAGGACTTGAAAAGGAAGCTCTTGAAGATTCCTATTTCGTAGATCGTAAGTTGTATCCTAACGTAGATTTCTATTCTGGAATCATTTATCGAGCTATGAATATACCAACAGAGATGTTTACAGTAATGTTTGCCCTAGGTAGATTACCAGGCTGGATTGCTCAATGGAAAGAAATGCGTGAGAATAAAGAGCCTATAGGCCGTCCGCGTCAAATATATACTGGAGAAACTCACAGAGCTTTCAAAGAGGTTTCTGAGAGATAA
- the ykgO gene encoding type B 50S ribosomal protein L36 has product MKVRASIKKRSADCKIVRRKGRLYVINKKNPKFKQRQG; this is encoded by the coding sequence ATGAAAGTTAGAGCATCGATAAAGAAAAGAAGTGCAGATTGTAAAATCGTACGCCGTAAGGGTCGTCTTTACGTTATCAACAAAAAGAACCCAAAATTTAAACAAAGACAAGGTTAA